In the Desulfobacteraceae bacterium genome, CAATGAAGATGAAGCGGTAAAAAGTCAAAAACAAGACGGTTTCGAAAAAAGTTCAAGTTCAAGGCGCGCAAATTTCGAGGAGTGAGGCGTACTACTGTACCCCGCAGCGACTTCGAGATGCAGCGCAACGCAGAAAGTGGACTTTTTGCGGAACCGTCAATGAAGGAGGGTGCCATGTTCTACATGAAGGATCTGCTCGGTGGATTGACTCAGGCGGGCCCGACCCGGTCCACCAAGCAACGCATGCAAAGCGCGCTGGGCGCGGGCGGCAAGGCACCCCAAGACCTGCTCTCCGGGCTGTTCGGCGGCGCCTCCGGCGAAGGCTTGGGCGAGGCGTTGTCGAAGATGCTCGCCGGCGGCAGCGGCGGGGCCATCGGGGGAATGCTGGGCAGCGTTCTCGAAGACGCCAGCCGCGCGGTGGGCGGAAAGCGTAACCTGGCCGTGGGGGGCATCGGGGCCTTGGCCGGCGCGCTGCTCGGCGGCGGTGGGAGTTCGCTGAAAGGCGCACTCGGCGGCGGCGTCATGGGACTGCTGGGGGCGATGGCCTACTCGGCCCTTAAAAAAGGCGGG is a window encoding:
- a CDS encoding tellurite resistance TerB family protein is translated as MFYMKDLLGGLTQAGPTRSTKQRMQSALGAGGKAPQDLLSGLFGGASGEGLGEALSKMLAGGSGGAIGGMLGSVLEDASRAVGGKRNLAVGGIGALAGALLGGGGSSLKGALGGGVMGLLGAMAYSALKKGGQPPAEVPIGLQETRTPEQKQTLEREAGLIFQAMINAAKADGQIDKDEIDRIIVRLGEMGIGGEAQAFVIAEMQQAMNTDALVKAAAGRPGLGAQL